acatgttatatatatatatatatatatatatatatatatatatatatatatatatatatatatatatatatatatatatataaagaataacaaGTCTCCCTTACTGGGCAAATTTTAAACATTAAAAACTTTTCCATAATTTAACTTACAAAAGTAATCAGAATAatatttacatctctctctctctctctctctctctctctctctctctctctctctctctctctctctctctctctctctctctctctccgggaacATCATACCATTTAAAGATGCAATAAATTTCCTTCAATTTGGCACAACAGGAAGTCGGTGGTACGAGGGGAAGCGGCATCAATACAACGAAGGAAAAACGACTATGCCTCCGTCCAGACCCTCTACCAGGTGTGTAGTATCCCAGGCGTGTAGTGTCCCAGGTAATTCGTGTTATCCTGAACACTATTTCCTTTCCTGGGAAGGCACTTGCTGCCGTCCAATTTGTTCTTTAACATCTATGATTTAAAAGATTATCATCCATATTCATATCATCCCAAGCGTCAGAACCCAAGACGAGCAGTGTAAATGAActttctgaaataaaaaaaaaaaaattatctcaacAGTCGTCATATTCGCCTTCGGGGAGAAGTTCTACGCAGTTCTCTACCGGGACGAGGAGCGCTGGACAGGAGGAACAACCTGCCGAAGTAGACGGGTTGAGGAAGCGTTCCAAACAGTATTATGCCCACGCCGGCCGTGGGCCGCCCCTGCCTACCACTTCCAACGGTACGCACGTTTCTTTAACTATGATCACTGACACACTGTTTTGGCACAGACTAGCTGCACTGGTGACTGCTTAGAGTGAAGTAAACTGAATCATACGACTCGAATAATAAATGTTGTCATAATAATCTAGTATGTACACAAGTGTATCATACGAGTAAAGTAGACGATAAAAAAATCATACTGTACTGACAAAACATATTGAGGAGAACTAGTTTTTTCTTTAACTGATAATTTACTTTCCTTTCACTACTTTCCTAATGGCTTCTTTGTGTTGGACAGCAATCATCGGGTGGCGCTCCTCTCTCCCAGACCTTCGACTGGAGCGCTACGGCACTTCCACCTCCTGAGGCCTCCTACACCCACATAAGATCTAAAACCCACCTCAAGCCCAAGATCCACGTCAGACCCAAGGCCCACAAGTGTAACCCACCTCAAGCCTACGATCTGCGTCAATCCCCCGTCGCAGTTAATACCCACATTTAAGCCCCCATTTGCCATCCCAGTCCATGTCTACAACCAAACAACACACCAAATATCCAAGCTTAAAAATACTTACAACCAAGCTTAAACGCTCATATCGAAGATCAAggcccacctcctcaacccaatCCACGCCTATTCTAGCAACCAAACCAGGATCTCGTTTTCAATACCAAAATGAAATACCTGCAATAGTTTCTAAAGTCCTGATCAAACACTATACATCTACACAATTCCTTGCAGACTTACGATCACATATCGTCATACAACAGATacttatacataatatacatattgtTCTTAGTAAAAACTAAAGATAATAAAACAGAATAAAGATTTGTTTTTCTTCCAGACACTTGAACAAGTTACTTAGAAATATACAGTGATaagaatatataattatatatttatctatttattatactttgtcgctgtctcccgtgtttgcgaggtagcgcatggaaatagacgaaagaatggcccaaccctcccacatacacatatgtatacatacacgtccacacacgcatatatacatacctatacatctcaacatatacatatatatacatacacagacatatacatatatacacatatatataattcatacttgctgcctttattcattcccgtcgccaccccgccacacatgaaatgacaaccccctcccaccgcatgcgcgcgaggtagcaataggaaaagacaacaaaggccacattcgttcacactcagtctcttgctgtcatgtataatgcaccgaaaccacagatccctttccacatcacaaaactttccatggtttatccaagacgcttcacatgccctggttcaatccactgactgcacgtcgaccccggtataccacatcgttccaattcactctattccttgcacgcccttcatcctcctgcatgttctggccccgctcactcaaaatctttttcaccccatctttccacctccaatttgatctcccgcttctcgttccctccacctctgacacatatatcctcttggtcaatctttcctcactcattctctccatgtcttgCCTTCCAGATGTGTGTAGTCAATGAAGCTTTATCTTTACTGCCACATTAGTGCGAGTTCTAACttttccactgtctttgtctGGATATAATTACTTAAATACCAAAAGCTGGTGCGTTCTAGGTCACCCGTTCACTCTGACTGCGAACAGCATATTTCCAGAGATAAGATTCAGCACGACCaaacggccctcgagcacgagagtacgaccttgagcacgacacacgacccttgatcacggcgtgCCTTTAATGTATCATGGCCTGTCCTTTGACCAGATCTTTAAGGGTCTGGATAAAGGTCAACCCATCATACTCGCAGGTCGTACATTCATGCTTAAAAAGAGAGCAAAGTTGTACTTAAGGAGTGTAGTAATCAAACTCAAAGGATAAGGTCCTTATCGTAAGAGAATCTCTGCATTTTGCTGAACAGTTATTGGTGAAATGATCACAAATGTGTTTCTGATATTTGTTCTAATTTCCTTTCGGTGTTCCAGTACCTTTTTTTAATATCAATACAAAGAAGATTCGTAATTTTGTAACAGTGATGCAAGTAGGACTTGTAAAGTATAGGTATTTAACATGTAGGAGTACGATACTTGTAGCAAACCATATAGAATTGAACTTTCAATGTATCATCGATGGTTCTTCCGCTTGTTACGGTTGTGATATTTATATGgatactgtaataataataaatcagttTTACCAACAAGTCCTTCCTGTTTATCGTACTCGTAAATTCTTAACTTTCTCAGCTTTATGACAACCCTTGCTATATTCATTTGAAGTTCACAcgagaagttttatatatatatatatatatatatatatatatatatatatatatatatatatatatatatatatatatatatattggactgtCCTAAGACGCACAGTTTTAGCTCAATCCTACACGCACCATCAGTCATCACGTCAGCTTATACCATTACGTTCACCCATGAGAACCTCCTCAGTCGTCTTCACCGTGACTGTCGGGGACCGCATGTCACTGGTCCCACAGGAGCGACAGATTTTTGTGGCTGGCTGTCAGAGAAACACATCGGAGCAATGACCATAGAGGTATTCGCAAGGACATATGACTTTTAACACTTGGCCCATCGAATCAAGCATGGACGAGAGAGCAAGGAACTTTACATTTCAACACCTTCCTATAGCTCTTCATGAAAGGAGCTAATGTAGCACACTAGGCTAGTACTCTGATAAACTGCTGGGTCTGCTGTTATACAGGTATCTGAATCTGCATTTCTATGACGTCTTGAGTTGTATTTCTCTTTAAAATGAATACTGATAAAAAGGTGGCCGTGGAAAATATACATCAAACCATACAAGATCAGTATTCTGGTACTAGATATCAGAGATACAAAAACCAAAGTCTTTTATGGTCCCACTTGAAGGCACTACTCCAGGTATACACACGTAGATACCACTCATTATCGTCCCAGACACTCCAGGTAAAATCATTCCACTACATTATCACAGTACCAAAGAACTAGCTACGTAATAAACATCTGGCAACCTCGTCACAGGTAATATACATCAGACACCCAGACATACACAACCAAGTACTTCATACCAAAGTACCAAACTTACCTAGCTATCAATGCCTTCATAAAAATATCCCATACTCCACACACAAAATCAAAAGTACCATTCATCCGAGTACAACACACACGGTCTCACACCTTACGGTAACAGGCTGTGGTACTGAGTACGGAGTACGGAGAAATAGCGTTCCTGGCCAAGATGGGTGTCCCCTGGCCACGGAGGAACCACTCGGAGGAGAAAAGAGCGGCTCAGGCCGGTATACGGAGGACCTTCAAGGTGAGATTGAGGTATTTGGCTCAAGGGAAGCTACTCGACGGAGGTATAGCGGCCCAGACCGGCATGGGAGTACCCCAGGGTGAGGTTGAGGCAGTTAGCCAATAGTGCCGTCCAACCGGTTTGGTGGGAGGCGCCGCACCCACGTCCCGTCTCGCCGTCGAAGTACTCGTGGAACAGCAGCAGGTCCCGCCATGCTGGGTCGTCCCGGTACTGGCCAACTTCACCTGCACGAGAGAGACATGTACTGATGTCACTCAAGTGATTGAAAACGGGGAAAaggacaaaagaaaatgaaaatcaatgataataaatatgaaagaaaaacacAATGATCACTTGATCGTTCAACGCTCTTGTACAGCAAAAGCAATGATCATTGTTGATAACTGGAAGATCCTGCAGGAAATacaatggatgagagagctagagTTCAATATCATGATAAGCCCAGAAGGATTCTATAGCAGGTAACAGTAAGCCAAGGAATGATGTATCTTATCGATCTGCAAAATATACACAAATCACTCGGGTAAATAAAGAACCAATCTACTGGCAAATATCGTTTCTAATCTTCCTTCCGAAAAACCACATATTACAAGTTCCAATTCATTATGTAAACTGACCGCCGCCTAACATGCAACATTTATGCCTTCTGAAACCTGCATCAGTACACGGCATCATACGTCGTATATCCCAAGCTGATCCTCCCACAGCATAAATATTCTGCCTCGCTAATCAACGAGTTCACGGCATCAATTACCAATAATGTCCAAGAGGCAACCTCCAACAATGGCCAGTTATGTAACGTGTCTAATATCATCACCTTAACGTTGGTGACTTTGGATCTTTCTTTTCACCAATATGCTTAAAACCGAGTTTCTAAAATACATCCAGAGAGAAGGTAGAAAAGTTTTAAAATCTTCCACACTTATAAGACGTctcatatcatctatatattcCTAACACCATGGACTGGTCGATTTGTTCTGTCTTCATTTCCAACTGTGCTGCACCTACACTTCAGCTATTAACtcattcaaatcatacatcagTTTGTTGATTTGCCTCTTCTCCTCGTATTGTCATGGATGGTATTATTTTGTCAAGTACCTTACGCTCTTAACACCTGTGACATCATTCCAGTCATACATACAGGGTGCCATTCCCTAAATATCTCATCCACCTTCAAACTGTTTACGTCGATTTCAGTTCTGCCTCCATGCAGCAGCTGATTTACTGTGCTGCCCACCATGCTCACCTGAAGGCCGGTGGCGCTGCAAGAATAGAGAGGTCACAGAGGATCTTCGTCAGAATATTAAGTTAATTTCTAATTAAATTGCAGTGTTTTCATGTACGTACTAGCTGACTTACTTGATGTGGAAAGTAAATACAGTAGCGATTACCTTAATCTCCTCTACGATATAAATGTTCCCATTATATTGTCTACCTTACCTTGTGAAACCCGCtatttcacatccatacacaatagATGAATAAGTCATGCCATCACACACGCTtctacactaacacacactaCAGATCCATTTTGAAGCATAAATATATGACTTCACGACATGTCACTAAGTATGTTTATTGGTATATGCTggaatggtatgtgtgtgtgtgaccacaaaATACTAATATTAGAACCGCGAACGAGGACAGacaagacacccacacacacaaaagttacGATCGCGTTAAATCACACTTATCTCAACCACATATACCACATGCAACACATATCCCATATTAGtttcaaaacaaaagaaacatgTTAAATGACCTTAGGGCACGATCATTGAGAAGGGGGGTCAataaagatcatgtgaggcagaaCTCGAGGAATATGAAACATGATCGAAAAAAATTAACTAAGGAAGCTTGTTACATATGTTACATGATAATGAGGACAGAGAGTCTGGTATAAAGGAATTTTCCTCTTGAGTCATTCATAACGCTTGTAGTCCAACGAGGTTGTTCCACGGCAGTGAATGTTGTAATGGTTGTGATGGGAATGTTAGCTAAATAAAACAGACTCGATGAACTGACTCGATGAACTGGCAATGACTAAGTAAAATACAtgactggaaaacagaaaatgacAGCTCGGCAGAGGCAGGTAGTGACTGGGAGGGTAGCAGGGAAAAGTCAAAGGTTAACTATCACGTCCTACCGAATAACCCTGCCTTACCAAGAAGGTCTCGATGTATGCTTTCCGTCACAGTCTTCATTAGCACGAACTAAGAAGTTCTCACTGTAAATCATAAACAGCACGTATGAGGtgtatcactgaaaaaaaaagtctaagcTTTCAGTATAGCTGGCAAGCTTGAggtcataatcatatatatagcCAATTACAGAGTACATCTAAACTGTACCAGAAAATATGTTCAAGGTATTTTCTGTGAAAGGGGAATGACAAATAATACGTTGAGGAAGAATTAACTCCGATGGCGCTCTCTCCAGCAGCAATACACAACACTAAGTCTGAAAAATATGTACATCTCCCATGCACGAAACCCGTTGACTTGACAGACAGCAACTTCCCTGACGGTGAGAGGTGATTGTCCTAACACTTCTGTTCTGTTTACTACAGAAGCTTACGTCgtgtcttccctcctccacctcgcgACGTCTTCCTGAAATCCCAGCGTGCTTATTTTCCTCCCTTAAATGAGGATGTTCTCTAAACTATCACCGATACATGGACGCGCAATGGCTAAAGAACCTGAGGCACCGCAAATACGCAACTGTCGTTCTAATGTCTTCAGATGGTGTGGGCTTTGCGTGGGTAAACACTCCAGAGTACCAGTGTCTACACAAACAAGGAAAAGAACACGAGAGGCACAGCGAGATCAGCCAGCTTGATGGTGTATCCTTACCGCTTAAAAACAAGATTTATTTGATTAGTAAGTTAACTTAAGATATGCTTGATTACTAAGCTTACCTCGCACTTAACTTCTTTCCCACATGAAAGAATTATAAGTATGACGAACCACTTCGTACTGTGTTCACCTGCATATACTCACGACCGCCAGTACCTTATGTCCCCAatacacatcaaccacaacaatgTCCACGATCACTATGTCCCTACCCTCAATCACAGAAATGTTCTCAACCACCCCACGCTCTTACATCTACAAGTATGTACCTCAAAACCTTCACAAAGCCTCCCCGATTGTTTTCACAACACCCAAAGCtacacagaaccacacacacgtccattcCCATTACTGTTCAAGGTATAACAACTTCTCCGACACTTATGTTACTTACTTAAACACTAAAACTTCAACAAGTTACACCACTTAAAGAGTCGAAAAATAAGGAATATTCTAACGACCTTCCATGTGGCCTTAAAGGATGAATTACATAAAACTATTCTTGGAGAGAAATAAGTCAGTGACCCCTGGGAAATGTGTATTTTGGTGTAGCGTCTGACATATTAATGTTCTGGATGATGGATGACTGGTCGAAGCAACGATATGGAATTACACTGGAGGTGTTCTATGTTTAGATGGTTGCCGGTGTAGTGAtagtgtgtggtggctggtagGTTGCCagatgtagtagtagtcatagtcgctgtggtagtggtggctcgtgtgtgtgtgtgtgtgctcactcaAGAGCGATAGTGGGTTGTTCGACTGTGTCAAGTGCCAACTATATGACATATGAAAACAAAAGCCAAACAACCGACAGCAGGCTTCTGTTAGTGACACCCGACTACTGGCCTGTGAGTAGCGCGCAACTATTTGCCAGGCGTATAACATACACCCTAGAACAAAGTATATACATGAAATATTTTGGTACTACCAACCCAGTAGGACAGTCCCTGGGGGGCTCTTTGGGGCCCATACTACATAGAACAGATTCGTCGAAAACTGTCAGAGTTAAGACACAGAGACACTTGAGAAACACAGACAAGCTATCCTTACTGCTTGCTTGAGACGTAATGATTATGGACGAATCGTGAATCATTAAGAGAGATGTTCTCCTCCcatgaaaagagaagaagaaaatccTAATAGTTTAGAGGAATTGGAATAACTCAGTAATATATCCTCCAAAGCACAACAGtccgaccctcgagaacgactaGACTAGCCTTTGAGAACGACTAAAGGAGCCTTTGAGACCGACTGAACGGGCCTTTGGCAACGACGAGACAAGCCAAGAGAACGACGGGAGGACACTTGGATATAATGTGGTGACCTTTGACTGACCTAACCAAAAGTCGTAAGTCGTACTCTTTGGGCAAATAACTAGATGTACACACCAAAAAAATGATATACCAGGGAACGACAGGTCTCAGAATGATCGCCTATTAACAGACTGGTATGTTTGATTCTATCGTCCTCATGTCATTTAACTCTGAAAATTTAAAGATCGTTTTAACGGCAGTGTGTGTACATTGTTTGTTCATCATTCTTTCAAGAAAACAAGTAAAGCTTCAAGCGTATCCGCCTTAACCCCTTCCTGACGT
This is a stretch of genomic DNA from Panulirus ornatus isolate Po-2019 chromosome 41, ASM3632096v1, whole genome shotgun sequence. It encodes these proteins:
- the LOC139761654 gene encoding uncharacterized protein isoform X2, with the protein product MRGRKFDIEEYLMQLQCAKSEKKKKHKTSSFSRTRYCIYSQDPVQDDLIWKSVVRGEAASIQRRKNDYASVQTLYQSSYSPSGRSSTQFSTGTRSAGQEEQPAEVDGLRKRSKQYYAHAGRGPPLPTTSNAIIGWRSSLPDLRLERYGTSTS
- the LOC139761654 gene encoding uncharacterized protein isoform X1, which gives rise to MRGRKFDIEEYLMQLQCAKSEKKKKHKTSSFSRTRYCIYSQDPVQDDLIWKSVVRGEAASIQRRKNDYASVQTLYQSSYSPSGRSSTQFSTGTRSAGQEEQPAEVDGLRKRSKQYYAHAGRGPPLPTTSNGTHVSLTMITDTLFWHRLAALVTA